A genome region from Lucilia cuprina isolate Lc7/37 chromosome 3, ASM2204524v1, whole genome shotgun sequence includes the following:
- the LOC111680219 gene encoding serine/threonine-protein phosphatase 4 regulatory subunit 2 isoform X2 — protein sequence MVTMENAEEVMQILDRFTRLKQKEIPKELDEYLGYVAKTGDTVFKWASLKYLFREKLLNVIKNFHDTTPRIDEIPQYPNVDPFNYESMKSSLLERLELFNAAPFTIQRLCELLIDPRKQYSRIDKFMRALEKNILVSTVEPGRKRTESENGDSLDSVVNGDLSLDVNVDIDMEADGLFNNTENTNGNGTASKAEVEAAKEESSSNKAEEKTATKNTHANDDDNLPNPKKPKLDLPEEEKQKEEEKEMAVENKKEEETKDKLVEKEEKKELLAKEEKSEKEEEKKMECEEEKVVEKKEEDVKLEEAAKDELTKPEEKKEALDKPEKVEDVEMEEKVAEVEKVKEQVKEEEKKVEKKETEKPAEKLEEQAKEEINKKEEDTPAKEETKQEEKEAMEVDGKSKEETIIKQKEVEEKKEQERTAAVVEKQELEKGEKEEKVETEKSKEKAETKEESDKENQEQNEMKTEEVKEKSKEKQEEKVEEKKDIPQEKAKEENVEDKQQKEEKQTQQKEELKEKPEETKTNEEKEKALENEETKKEDETKELEETQKLEETKKLEETKKTDEEESLKEQTKTEEVIEKQQEQQAKKEEKESATEKKEEEEKVKEKEEKLQAKEEEREEQKETEKEITAKTEVKTKEINDAEETPLKEAKSEETKDKVETEAANSNSAAPPALALNDQPMVEDVAIEEATTTPLVEEVVMAEPPPASAEAKEANVNTSNATAMATDDTTTANNTSTNPKPAEEEPSGMEVDDTSQEAMDQ from the exons atGGTAACCATGGAAAATGCCGAAGAAGTTATGCAAATTTTGGATCGTTTTACTCGTCTCAAGCAAAAAGAAATACCCAAGGAATTAGATGAATACTTGGGCTATGTGGCCAAGACTGGTGATACCGTTTTTAAATGGGCCTCTTTGAAATATCTTTTCAGAGAAAAGCTacttaatgttataaaaaatttccatgaTACCACTCCTCGTATAGATG AAATTCCCCAATATCCCAATGTTGATCCCTTCAACTATGAAAGCATGAAATCATCTTTATTGGAACGTTTAGAACTATTCAATGCTGCTCCATTTACCATTCAACGTTTGTGTGAACTTTTAATTGATCCACGCAAACAATACAGTCGCATTGATAAGTTTATGCGTGCCTTGGAAAAGAATATTCTTG TCAGTACCGTGGAGCCAGGACGTAAAAGAACTGAATCAGAAAATGGTGACTCCTTGGATTCTGTGGTCAATGGTGATCTATCATTGGACGTTAATGTAGACATTGATATGGAAGCTGAtggtttatttaataatacCGAAAATACCAATGGCAATGGTACGGCCAGTAAGGCCGAAGTGGAAGCAGCTAAAGAGGAGAGTAGCAGCAATAAAGCGGAAGAAAAGACCGCCACTAAAAATACTCATGccaatgatgatgataatttGCCAAATCCTAAAAAACCTAAATTAGATTTGCCAGAAGAGGAAAAACAAAAGGAAGAAGAAAAGGAGATGGCAGTAGAAAACAAAAAGGAAGAGGAAACTAAGGATAAGTTGGTAGAGAAGGAAGAAAAGAAGGAGTTGTTAGCAAAGGAAGAGAAATCGGAAAAGGAAGAGGAAAAGAAAATGGAATGTGAAGAGGAAAAGGTGGTGGAAAAGAAGGAAGAAGATGTTAAGTTGGAAGAGGCTGCCAAAGATGAGTTAACTAAGCCGGAGGAAAAGAAAGAAGCTTTAGATAAGCCAGAAAAAGTAGAAGACGTAGAAATGGAGGAAAAGGTGGCAGAAGTAGAGAAAGTAAAGGAGCAAGTTAAAGAAGAAGAGAAAAAGGTAGAGAAGAAAGAAACAGAGAAACCAGCAGAGAAACTGGAAGAACAAGCTAAagaagaaattaacaaaaaagaagaagacactCCTGCTaaagaagaaacaaaacaagaagaaaaagaagCAATGGAAGTAGATGGCAAAAGCAAGGAAGAAACAATTATAAAGCAAAAAGAGGTAGAAGAAAAGAAAGAACAAGAAAGAACAGCAGCAGTGGTGGAGAAACAAGAATTGGAAAAGggagaaaaagaagaaaaggtAGAAAcagaaaaatctaaagaaaaggCTGAAACAAAAGAAGAAAGTGATAAAGAGAATCAAgaacaaaatgaaatgaaaacagAAGAGgttaaagaaaaatctaaagaaaagcAAGAAGAAAAAGTAGAAGAGAAAAAAGACATTCCACAAGAAAAAGCAAAAGAAGAAAACGTAGAAGATAAACAGCAGAAAGAggaaaaacaaacacaacaaaaagaagaattaaaagaaaaaccggaagaaacaaaaactaatgAAGAGAAAGAAAAAGCATTAGAAAACGAGGAAACTAAAAAGGAAGATGAAACTAAAGAGTTAGAAGAAACTCAAAAGTTAGAAGAAACTAAAAAGTTAGAAGAAACTAAAAAGACTGATGAAGAAGAATCtttaaaagaacaaacaaaaaccgAAGAAgtaatagaaaaacaacaagaacaacaagctaaaaaagaagaaaaagaatcCGCAACAGAAAAGAAAGAAGAAGAGGAGAAggtaaaagaaaaagaagaaaaattacaaGCTAAAGAAGAAGAAAGGGAAGaacaaaaagaaacagaaaaagaaataaCTGCTAAAACAgaagtaaaaacaaaagaaattaatgaTGCTGAAGAAACACCTCTCAAGGAAGCTAAAAGCGAAGAAACAAAAGATAAAGTGGAAACTGAAGCAGCTAACAGTAACTCTGCCGCACCTCCAGCACTTGCTCTCAACGATCAGCCCATGGTGGAAGATGTAGCCATAGAAGAAGCAACTACTACGCCTTTAGTGGAAGAAGTTGTAATGGCTGAACCACCACCAGCCTCTGCAGAGGCTAAAGAAGCAAATGTTAACACCTCTAATGCTACTGCCATGGCCACTGATGATACAACTACAGCCAACAATACCAGCACTAATCCCAAACCCGCAGAAGAAGAACCTTCTGGCATGGAAGTCGATGATACCAGTCAAGAAGCCATGGATCAGtaa
- the LOC111680219 gene encoding serine/threonine-protein phosphatase 4 regulatory subunit 2 isoform X1 encodes MVTMENAEEVMQILDRFTRLKQKEIPKELDEYLGYVAKTGDTVFKWASLKYLFREKLLNVIKNFHDTTPRIDEIPQYPNVDPFNYESMKSSLLERLELFNAAPFTIQRLCELLIDPRKQYSRIDKFMRALEKNILVVSTVEPGRKRTESENGDSLDSVVNGDLSLDVNVDIDMEADGLFNNTENTNGNGTASKAEVEAAKEESSSNKAEEKTATKNTHANDDDNLPNPKKPKLDLPEEEKQKEEEKEMAVENKKEEETKDKLVEKEEKKELLAKEEKSEKEEEKKMECEEEKVVEKKEEDVKLEEAAKDELTKPEEKKEALDKPEKVEDVEMEEKVAEVEKVKEQVKEEEKKVEKKETEKPAEKLEEQAKEEINKKEEDTPAKEETKQEEKEAMEVDGKSKEETIIKQKEVEEKKEQERTAAVVEKQELEKGEKEEKVETEKSKEKAETKEESDKENQEQNEMKTEEVKEKSKEKQEEKVEEKKDIPQEKAKEENVEDKQQKEEKQTQQKEELKEKPEETKTNEEKEKALENEETKKEDETKELEETQKLEETKKLEETKKTDEEESLKEQTKTEEVIEKQQEQQAKKEEKESATEKKEEEEKVKEKEEKLQAKEEEREEQKETEKEITAKTEVKTKEINDAEETPLKEAKSEETKDKVETEAANSNSAAPPALALNDQPMVEDVAIEEATTTPLVEEVVMAEPPPASAEAKEANVNTSNATAMATDDTTTANNTSTNPKPAEEEPSGMEVDDTSQEAMDQ; translated from the exons atGGTAACCATGGAAAATGCCGAAGAAGTTATGCAAATTTTGGATCGTTTTACTCGTCTCAAGCAAAAAGAAATACCCAAGGAATTAGATGAATACTTGGGCTATGTGGCCAAGACTGGTGATACCGTTTTTAAATGGGCCTCTTTGAAATATCTTTTCAGAGAAAAGCTacttaatgttataaaaaatttccatgaTACCACTCCTCGTATAGATG AAATTCCCCAATATCCCAATGTTGATCCCTTCAACTATGAAAGCATGAAATCATCTTTATTGGAACGTTTAGAACTATTCAATGCTGCTCCATTTACCATTCAACGTTTGTGTGAACTTTTAATTGATCCACGCAAACAATACAGTCGCATTGATAAGTTTATGCGTGCCTTGGAAAAGAATATTCTTG TAGTCAGTACCGTGGAGCCAGGACGTAAAAGAACTGAATCAGAAAATGGTGACTCCTTGGATTCTGTGGTCAATGGTGATCTATCATTGGACGTTAATGTAGACATTGATATGGAAGCTGAtggtttatttaataatacCGAAAATACCAATGGCAATGGTACGGCCAGTAAGGCCGAAGTGGAAGCAGCTAAAGAGGAGAGTAGCAGCAATAAAGCGGAAGAAAAGACCGCCACTAAAAATACTCATGccaatgatgatgataatttGCCAAATCCTAAAAAACCTAAATTAGATTTGCCAGAAGAGGAAAAACAAAAGGAAGAAGAAAAGGAGATGGCAGTAGAAAACAAAAAGGAAGAGGAAACTAAGGATAAGTTGGTAGAGAAGGAAGAAAAGAAGGAGTTGTTAGCAAAGGAAGAGAAATCGGAAAAGGAAGAGGAAAAGAAAATGGAATGTGAAGAGGAAAAGGTGGTGGAAAAGAAGGAAGAAGATGTTAAGTTGGAAGAGGCTGCCAAAGATGAGTTAACTAAGCCGGAGGAAAAGAAAGAAGCTTTAGATAAGCCAGAAAAAGTAGAAGACGTAGAAATGGAGGAAAAGGTGGCAGAAGTAGAGAAAGTAAAGGAGCAAGTTAAAGAAGAAGAGAAAAAGGTAGAGAAGAAAGAAACAGAGAAACCAGCAGAGAAACTGGAAGAACAAGCTAAagaagaaattaacaaaaaagaagaagacactCCTGCTaaagaagaaacaaaacaagaagaaaaagaagCAATGGAAGTAGATGGCAAAAGCAAGGAAGAAACAATTATAAAGCAAAAAGAGGTAGAAGAAAAGAAAGAACAAGAAAGAACAGCAGCAGTGGTGGAGAAACAAGAATTGGAAAAGggagaaaaagaagaaaaggtAGAAAcagaaaaatctaaagaaaaggCTGAAACAAAAGAAGAAAGTGATAAAGAGAATCAAgaacaaaatgaaatgaaaacagAAGAGgttaaagaaaaatctaaagaaaagcAAGAAGAAAAAGTAGAAGAGAAAAAAGACATTCCACAAGAAAAAGCAAAAGAAGAAAACGTAGAAGATAAACAGCAGAAAGAggaaaaacaaacacaacaaaaagaagaattaaaagaaaaaccggaagaaacaaaaactaatgAAGAGAAAGAAAAAGCATTAGAAAACGAGGAAACTAAAAAGGAAGATGAAACTAAAGAGTTAGAAGAAACTCAAAAGTTAGAAGAAACTAAAAAGTTAGAAGAAACTAAAAAGACTGATGAAGAAGAATCtttaaaagaacaaacaaaaaccgAAGAAgtaatagaaaaacaacaagaacaacaagctaaaaaagaagaaaaagaatcCGCAACAGAAAAGAAAGAAGAAGAGGAGAAggtaaaagaaaaagaagaaaaattacaaGCTAAAGAAGAAGAAAGGGAAGaacaaaaagaaacagaaaaagaaataaCTGCTAAAACAgaagtaaaaacaaaagaaattaatgaTGCTGAAGAAACACCTCTCAAGGAAGCTAAAAGCGAAGAAACAAAAGATAAAGTGGAAACTGAAGCAGCTAACAGTAACTCTGCCGCACCTCCAGCACTTGCTCTCAACGATCAGCCCATGGTGGAAGATGTAGCCATAGAAGAAGCAACTACTACGCCTTTAGTGGAAGAAGTTGTAATGGCTGAACCACCACCAGCCTCTGCAGAGGCTAAAGAAGCAAATGTTAACACCTCTAATGCTACTGCCATGGCCACTGATGATACAACTACAGCCAACAATACCAGCACTAATCCCAAACCCGCAGAAGAAGAACCTTCTGGCATGGAAGTCGATGATACCAGTCAAGAAGCCATGGATCAGtaa